From Echinicola soli, a single genomic window includes:
- a CDS encoding bifunctional alpha,alpha-trehalose-phosphate synthase (UDP-forming)/trehalose-phosphatase → MGKTIIVSNRLPVSLRHKNGKFEFKPSAGGLATGLGSIYKEGENIWIGWPGNDVEDPEQRAEIIIELHELKMAPVFLSREDIEQFYEGFSNETLWPAFHYFTQNINYDEHHWEAYVRVNKMFCEAILKKAGPDDTIWVHDYQLLLLPQMLREKLPNATIAFFQHIPFPSYEVIRMLPWRHEILSGMCGADLIGFHTYDDMRHFLSAVGRIMGLSNESGYIQAENRLINVDSFPMGIDYDKFANSAKSRKTQNIAKKYLELLGDQKLLLSIDRLDYSKGIPKRIKAFDRFLEENPEYHGKVSMIMVVVPSRDKVKSYQRLKEDIDTLVGRINSDYSTLNWVPIHYFYRSFPFEELTAFYAMSDIALVTPLRDGMNLVCKEFVASKVNKKGVLILSEMAGASKELQDAILVNPNNNKGVAEAIKQAITMPEKEQRARIVSMQETIQRYDVFQWVRVFMDRLQYVKQKQLDLQSKEVDAEVISELHEHFKKAKKPILFLDYDGTLVGFKGKPEEASPDEELKSLVGKLTKKSQVVIISGRDKETLGKWFKGQKVDIIAEHGVWLKINGGKDWELYAEIDDHWKPDIRSVMEYYVQRTPGAHIEEKHHSLVWHYRKVESGLGDLRMRELFSHLKYMARGHNLQVLEGNKVLEIKRPDINKGRAATAFMKGNSYDFILAIGDDWTDEDTFQAMPDGAFSIRVGYSYTKANYNIKSPKEVRYLLNKLT, encoded by the coding sequence ATGGGAAAAACAATTATTGTCTCTAACAGGTTGCCTGTTAGTTTACGGCATAAGAACGGGAAATTTGAATTCAAACCTAGTGCTGGAGGGCTGGCCACTGGTCTGGGATCTATTTATAAGGAAGGAGAGAATATCTGGATTGGCTGGCCAGGCAATGACGTGGAAGATCCGGAGCAACGGGCAGAGATCATCATTGAGCTACATGAGCTGAAGATGGCGCCAGTTTTTTTGAGCAGGGAAGATATAGAACAGTTTTATGAGGGCTTTAGTAACGAGACCCTATGGCCGGCATTCCACTATTTTACCCAGAATATCAATTACGATGAGCATCACTGGGAAGCTTATGTGAGGGTAAACAAAATGTTTTGTGAAGCGATCCTAAAGAAAGCAGGCCCTGACGATACCATTTGGGTGCATGATTACCAGCTGTTGCTTTTGCCCCAAATGCTGCGCGAAAAGCTGCCCAATGCCACTATCGCCTTTTTTCAGCATATTCCTTTTCCCTCTTATGAGGTGATAAGGATGTTGCCGTGGAGACATGAGATATTATCGGGTATGTGTGGTGCTGACCTGATCGGTTTCCATACATATGATGATATGCGACACTTTCTGAGTGCAGTGGGCAGGATCATGGGCTTGTCCAATGAAAGTGGCTATATCCAAGCTGAAAACCGCCTCATCAATGTGGACAGTTTCCCAATGGGCATCGATTATGATAAGTTTGCCAATTCGGCCAAGTCCCGAAAGACCCAAAATATCGCAAAGAAATATTTGGAATTGCTCGGAGATCAGAAACTCTTGCTCTCGATTGACAGGTTGGATTATTCCAAGGGGATTCCAAAACGGATCAAGGCTTTTGACAGGTTTCTGGAAGAGAATCCTGAGTACCATGGTAAGGTATCCATGATCATGGTGGTGGTGCCTTCACGTGACAAGGTGAAATCCTACCAAAGGTTAAAGGAAGATATTGACACCCTGGTGGGAAGGATCAACAGTGATTATTCAACCCTTAACTGGGTGCCGATTCATTATTTCTATAGGAGTTTTCCATTTGAGGAATTGACGGCCTTCTATGCCATGTCGGATATAGCGCTGGTAACGCCACTCAGGGATGGGATGAACCTAGTGTGCAAGGAATTTGTAGCCAGTAAAGTGAACAAGAAGGGGGTGTTGATCCTTTCTGAGATGGCCGGTGCCAGCAAGGAGCTTCAGGATGCCATTTTGGTAAATCCGAATAACAACAAAGGAGTAGCGGAGGCGATCAAGCAGGCCATTACCATGCCCGAAAAGGAACAGCGCGCCCGAATCGTTTCCATGCAGGAAACGATCCAGCGCTATGATGTATTCCAGTGGGTGAGAGTTTTTATGGATCGCTTACAATATGTGAAGCAGAAGCAACTGGACCTCCAATCCAAAGAAGTGGATGCTGAGGTAATCAGTGAGTTGCACGAGCATTTTAAAAAAGCGAAGAAGCCCATTTTATTCTTAGATTATGATGGTACTTTGGTTGGATTTAAGGGCAAACCAGAAGAGGCAAGCCCTGATGAGGAGTTGAAAAGCCTGGTAGGAAAGCTGACCAAAAAATCCCAAGTGGTCATTATCAGTGGCAGGGACAAGGAAACGTTGGGCAAATGGTTTAAAGGACAAAAAGTGGATATTATTGCCGAACATGGTGTTTGGTTGAAGATCAATGGCGGAAAAGATTGGGAACTGTATGCCGAAATTGACGACCATTGGAAGCCAGATATCAGGTCGGTGATGGAATATTACGTTCAACGTACCCCGGGGGCACATATTGAAGAAAAGCATCATTCCTTGGTATGGCACTACCGAAAGGTAGAGAGCGGCTTGGGTGACCTCAGAATGCGGGAACTGTTCAGCCACTTGAAATACATGGCCAGAGGACATAACCTGCAAGTGTTGGAAGGAAACAAGGTGCTTGAAATAAAGCGTCCTGATATCAATAAGGGAAGAGCTGCTACTGCTTTCATGAAGGGAAATAGCTATGATTTTATTTTGGCAATTGGGGACGATTGGACAGATGAAGATACATTCCAAGCGATGCCTGATGGAGCATTCAGCATCCGTGTGGGCTACAGCTATACCAAGGCCAATTACAATATCAAGAGTCCGAAGGAAGTAAGGTACCTGCTGAACAAGCTGACTTAA